The following are encoded in a window of Flavobacteriales bacterium genomic DNA:
- a CDS encoding multicopper oxidase domain-containing protein translates to MAQTVHPALGTSRLQGGFTPQVTRYDLVITDTLVSYTGKLRKAYAVNGGIPMPTLTFTEGDTAMIVVRNGMAKEETSLHWHGLILPYHLDGVPYLTTAPIKPGETQVYKFPLVQSGTYWYHSHTNLQEQNGMHGAFIIHKRESPPMPEHVVILSEWTDMKPMEVHRRLHMANDWSAIKKHQVRPGSVQSYSDAIGQRALGVKLTNEWKRMNAMDVSDVYYDLLLANGRPVDEAPRLKAGDRVRVRLINGGASSYFWITFAGGKMTVVASDGMDVEPVEVDRFIMGVAETYDIIVTIPADSTAYELLATSEDRVRSTSVWLGSGIRQLAAPLQPLKYFEGMKMMNDMMRMNGDLDDMGMHMSLQQMDMNVVMYPEITGPKETSRTSEGDDRYNGNALSDIVTLNYAMLRSPTPTALPPGPVKELKFTLTGNMDRYLWAIDNKTVSETDRILIRKGENVRIILHNNSMMRHPMHLHGHFFRVVNGQGDHAPLKNVLDIMPMETDTIEFAATEEGDWFFHCHILYHMMSGMGRVFTNPPAEPNPVLPDARKAWRRFLREDKAWHFMAMSDFATNGIDGEAMLMSKRWALQTEWRLGYTEMHGQEVEAHFGRYFGKMQWWFPNIGIDWRTREGHTDSPEENMFQQRNTKNSRSVAHIGFQYTLPMLLVLDARIDTDGRLRAQLMRHDIPLTPRLRLDLMGNSDYEYMAGLRYVLDKTWAVRGHYDSDMGFGVGVAFTY, encoded by the coding sequence ATGGCTCAGACCGTGCACCCCGCGCTGGGCACCTCGCGCCTGCAAGGCGGCTTCACCCCGCAGGTGACCCGCTACGACCTGGTGATCACCGACACCCTCGTGAGCTACACGGGCAAGTTGCGCAAGGCCTACGCGGTGAACGGCGGCATCCCCATGCCCACGCTCACCTTCACCGAGGGCGACACGGCGATGATCGTGGTGCGAAACGGTATGGCGAAGGAGGAGACCTCCTTGCACTGGCACGGCTTGATCCTGCCATATCACCTGGACGGCGTACCCTACCTCACCACCGCGCCCATCAAGCCCGGCGAGACGCAGGTGTACAAGTTCCCGCTGGTGCAGAGCGGCACCTACTGGTACCACTCGCACACCAACCTGCAGGAGCAGAACGGTATGCACGGCGCCTTCATCATCCACAAGCGCGAATCCCCGCCGATGCCCGAACACGTGGTGATCCTGAGCGAGTGGACCGACATGAAGCCCATGGAGGTGCACCGGCGGCTGCATATGGCCAACGACTGGAGCGCGATCAAGAAGCACCAAGTGCGGCCCGGCAGCGTACAGAGCTACAGCGATGCGATAGGACAGCGCGCATTGGGCGTGAAGCTTACCAACGAGTGGAAGCGCATGAACGCCATGGACGTGAGCGACGTGTACTACGACCTGCTCCTGGCGAACGGCAGGCCGGTGGACGAGGCCCCCCGGCTGAAGGCCGGCGACCGGGTGCGCGTACGGCTCATCAACGGCGGCGCGAGCAGTTATTTCTGGATCACCTTCGCGGGCGGGAAGATGACCGTGGTGGCCAGCGACGGCATGGACGTGGAACCCGTGGAGGTGGACCGCTTCATCATGGGCGTGGCCGAGACCTACGACATCATCGTGACCATTCCTGCGGACAGCACGGCCTACGAACTGCTCGCCACCAGCGAGGACCGCGTGCGCTCCACCTCGGTGTGGCTCGGCTCCGGCATCCGCCAGCTCGCCGCGCCTCTGCAGCCGCTGAAGTACTTCGAGGGGATGAAGATGATGAACGACATGATGCGTATGAACGGCGACCTCGACGACATGGGCATGCACATGAGCCTGCAGCAGATGGACATGAACGTGGTGATGTACCCCGAGATCACCGGTCCGAAGGAGACTTCACGGACCAGCGAGGGCGACGACCGCTACAACGGCAACGCGCTTTCCGACATCGTAACGCTGAACTACGCCATGCTTCGCTCGCCCACGCCCACCGCGCTGCCGCCCGGTCCGGTGAAGGAGCTGAAGTTCACCCTCACGGGCAACATGGACCGCTACCTCTGGGCCATCGACAACAAGACCGTGTCGGAGACCGACCGCATCCTCATCCGCAAGGGCGAGAACGTGCGCATCATCCTGCACAACAACAGCATGATGCGCCACCCCATGCACCTGCATGGCCACTTCTTCCGCGTTGTGAACGGCCAGGGCGACCACGCGCCCCTGAAGAACGTGCTGGACATCATGCCGATGGAGACCGACACCATCGAGTTCGCCGCCACCGAGGAGGGCGACTGGTTCTTCCACTGCCACATCCTCTACCACATGATGAGCGGCATGGGCCGCGTGTTCACCAACCCGCCCGCCGAGCCGAACCCCGTGCTGCCCGACGCCCGCAAGGCCTGGCGCCGCTTCCTGCGCGAGGACAAGGCCTGGCACTTCATGGCCATGAGCGACTTCGCCACGAACGGCATCGATGGCGAGGCCATGCTGATGAGCAAGCGCTGGGCCTTGCAGACCGAATGGCGCCTGGGCTACACCGAGATGCACGGCCAGGAGGTGGAGGCGCACTTCGGTCGCTACTTCGGCAAGATGCAATGGTGGTTCCCCAACATCGGCATCGACTGGCGCACCCGTGAAGGACACACGGACAGTCCGGAGGAGAACATGTTCCAGCAGCGCAACACCAAGAACAGCCGAAGCGTGGCACACATCGGCTTCCAGTACACCCTGCCCATGCTGCTGGTGCTCGATGCGCGCATCGACACGGATGGCCGGCTGCGCGCGCAACTGATGCGCCATGACATCCCCCTCACGCCGCGCCTGCGCCTCGACCTGATGGGCAACAGCGACTACGAGTACATGGCCGGCCTGAGGTATGTGCTGGACAAGACCTGGGCGGTGCGGGGGCACTACGACAGCGACATGGGCTTCGGCGTGGGGGTAGCGTTCACCTATTGA
- a CDS encoding DUF3347 domain-containing protein: MRTTALLATLWLLLPGCSAQLKNAHSITVRIDGDCPMCEKTIEEVAYVKGEAEADWDVDAKTARITIDTMRTTLDAVLQRIAHAGYDNERYLAPDAAYAALPGCCQYARSFKRTPQQEAAAHGHDHEGHVAEAPQPAPQATTDPLTPVFDVYFQLKDALVASDAAKAKAAAQQLDAAVRVVDMGALGADVHTVWMQEMELIANVATAIGSAKDLEAQRKAFRELTSPMTRLAKASPASAPVYLDHCPMYEGGSNWLSRDKAIRNPFYGAQMMTCGSVKETIAR; the protein is encoded by the coding sequence ATGAGAACCACAGCCCTATTGGCCACCTTGTGGCTGCTGCTGCCGGGATGCAGCGCACAACTGAAGAACGCACACTCCATCACCGTCCGCATCGACGGCGACTGCCCGATGTGCGAGAAGACCATCGAGGAGGTCGCCTACGTGAAGGGCGAGGCCGAGGCCGATTGGGACGTCGATGCCAAGACGGCGCGCATCACCATCGACACCATGCGCACCACGCTGGATGCCGTGCTGCAGCGCATCGCCCACGCAGGCTACGACAACGAGCGCTACCTGGCGCCCGATGCCGCCTACGCCGCGCTGCCAGGCTGCTGCCAGTATGCGCGCAGCTTCAAACGGACGCCGCAGCAGGAGGCCGCCGCGCACGGCCATGACCACGAAGGACACGTGGCGGAGGCACCACAACCCGCGCCGCAGGCAACGACCGATCCACTGACACCGGTGTTCGATGTCTACTTCCAGCTGAAGGACGCACTTGTAGCTTCCGATGCGGCCAAGGCCAAAGCGGCGGCGCAGCAACTGGATGCCGCCGTCCGTGTGGTGGACATGGGCGCCCTCGGTGCCGATGTGCACACGGTGTGGATGCAGGAGATGGAGCTGATCGCGAACGTGGCCACGGCCATCGGCTCCGCCAAGGACCTGGAGGCGCAGCGCAAGGCCTTCCGTGAGCTTACCTCACCCATGACCAGGCTGGCGAAGGCATCGCCGGCATCCGCGCCGGTGTACCTGGACCACTGCCCCATGTACGAGGGCGGCTCCAACTGGCTGAGCCGCGACAAGGCCATCCGCAATCCCTTCTACGGCGCGCAGATGATGACCTGCGGCAGCGTGAAGGAGACCATCGCCAGGTAA
- a CDS encoding heavy metal translocating P-type ATPase: MSTERSTLVVPVENMDSEHCALIVDKALGTVPSVTTHHVELNNRSAVIESTTPVEAVRDVVKAIRDNGYDVPTLRRTLPVTGMTCASCVGSVESMLLATPGVLKAAVNLATNTVQVEYVPGVIDERRMRAVVQSIGYDLLIGEEQDATADLEEAQRAALASLKRRLWSSLALAVPLVVVGMGFMHAPWSPWVQWLLTTPIVFVFGRQFYINAWKQAKHRSANMDTLVALSTGMAYGFSVFNTLYPSFWLDRGLEPHVYFEAAGVIITFILLGKFLEERAKAGTSSAIKKLMGLRPNAVLREAPDGSTAEVPIADVDVEDILVVRPGESIAVDGEVIGGDSYVDESMLSGEPVPVAKTPGAKLLAGTINQKGSLRMRAEKVGAATLLANIVRAVQQAQGSKAPVQKLVDKVAGIFVPIVIVIAIVSAIVWWVVGGEHAFTQGLLALVTVLVIACPCALGLATPTAIMAGMGKGAEKGILIKDAESLERARQITAIVLDKTGTITEGKPEVVEAMGLDDAQVAGALLMIESRSKHPLAEAVVRQLQALRATAGAPGRPTTDNGQRLTNFESLTGKGVKATVDGTTWLVGNRRLLEEHGIAIGPEYRDTEKRWQEAAHTVIWLADGKQVRAAIAIADTIKPSAAEAIARLKKAGIKVYMQTGDSRRTAQAVSKAVGIDDFRSEVLPKDKSAFVAGLQQQGHVVAMVGDGINDSEALAKADVSIAMGKGSDIAMDVARMTLISTDLLAIPRAITLSRRTVSLIRQNLFWAFIYNIIGIPIAAGVLYPINGFLLDPMIAGAAMALSSVSVVSNSLRLRWARLDK; this comes from the coding sequence ATGAGCACTGAGAGGAGCACCCTGGTAGTGCCCGTGGAGAACATGGACAGCGAGCACTGCGCGCTGATCGTGGACAAGGCCCTCGGCACCGTTCCCTCGGTGACGACCCACCACGTGGAATTGAACAACCGCAGCGCGGTGATCGAGAGCACCACGCCCGTGGAGGCCGTGCGCGATGTGGTGAAGGCCATCCGCGACAACGGGTATGATGTGCCCACGCTGAGGCGCACCTTACCCGTCACCGGCATGACCTGTGCCAGCTGTGTAGGCAGCGTGGAGAGCATGCTGCTGGCCACACCGGGCGTGCTGAAGGCCGCAGTGAACCTCGCCACCAACACCGTTCAGGTGGAGTACGTACCGGGCGTGATCGACGAACGCCGCATGCGCGCCGTGGTGCAGAGCATCGGCTACGACCTGCTCATCGGTGAGGAGCAGGATGCCACCGCCGATCTGGAGGAGGCGCAACGCGCGGCACTGGCCTCGCTCAAGCGGCGCCTGTGGTCATCCCTGGCCCTGGCGGTGCCGCTGGTGGTCGTGGGCATGGGCTTCATGCACGCACCCTGGTCGCCCTGGGTGCAATGGCTGCTCACCACGCCCATCGTCTTCGTCTTCGGACGGCAGTTCTACATCAACGCCTGGAAGCAGGCGAAGCACCGCAGTGCCAACATGGACACGCTGGTGGCCCTCAGCACCGGCATGGCCTACGGCTTCAGCGTGTTCAATACGCTGTATCCGTCGTTCTGGCTGGACCGCGGACTGGAACCGCACGTCTACTTCGAGGCGGCCGGTGTCATCATCACCTTCATCCTGCTGGGCAAATTCCTGGAGGAACGTGCCAAGGCCGGCACCAGCAGCGCCATCAAGAAGCTCATGGGCCTGCGCCCCAACGCCGTGCTGCGCGAAGCGCCGGACGGCTCCACGGCGGAAGTGCCCATAGCGGATGTCGATGTGGAAGATATCCTGGTGGTCCGACCGGGCGAGAGCATCGCGGTGGACGGTGAGGTGATCGGTGGCGACAGTTACGTGGACGAGAGCATGCTGAGCGGCGAGCCCGTGCCCGTGGCGAAGACACCCGGCGCGAAGCTGCTGGCCGGCACCATCAACCAGAAAGGCAGTTTGCGCATGCGGGCAGAGAAGGTCGGCGCGGCAACGCTGCTGGCCAACATCGTGCGCGCCGTGCAGCAGGCGCAGGGCAGCAAGGCGCCCGTTCAGAAACTGGTGGACAAGGTGGCGGGCATCTTCGTGCCCATCGTCATCGTCATCGCGATCGTCAGTGCCATCGTGTGGTGGGTGGTCGGCGGTGAGCATGCTTTCACGCAGGGATTGCTGGCGCTCGTCACCGTACTGGTGATCGCCTGCCCCTGCGCCTTGGGCCTTGCCACGCCAACGGCCATTATGGCCGGCATGGGCAAGGGCGCCGAGAAAGGCATCCTCATCAAGGATGCCGAGAGCCTGGAGCGCGCGCGCCAGATCACCGCCATCGTGCTGGACAAGACCGGCACCATCACCGAAGGCAAGCCTGAAGTGGTGGAAGCCATGGGCCTCGATGATGCCCAGGTGGCGGGTGCGTTGTTGATGATCGAATCCCGGTCCAAGCACCCTCTGGCCGAGGCCGTGGTGCGGCAACTTCAAGCACTTCGCGCGACAGCCGGTGCGCCCGGACGACCAACAACCGACAACGGACAACGGCTCACCAACTTCGAAAGCCTCACTGGCAAAGGAGTCAAGGCCACCGTCGATGGCACCACCTGGCTGGTGGGCAACCGCCGCCTGTTGGAGGAGCACGGCATCGCCATCGGCCCGGAGTACCGCGATACCGAGAAACGCTGGCAGGAAGCCGCTCACACGGTGATCTGGTTAGCCGATGGGAAGCAAGTGCGCGCCGCCATCGCCATCGCTGACACCATCAAGCCTTCGGCCGCCGAGGCCATCGCACGCCTCAAGAAAGCCGGCATCAAGGTCTACATGCAGACCGGTGATTCGCGCCGCACCGCGCAGGCCGTGTCCAAGGCCGTGGGCATCGACGACTTCCGCAGCGAAGTGCTGCCCAAGGACAAGTCCGCCTTCGTGGCAGGGCTGCAACAGCAAGGGCACGTGGTGGCCATGGTGGGCGATGGCATCAACGACAGCGAGGCCCTCGCCAAGGCCGACGTCAGCATCGCCATGGGCAAGGGCAGCGACATCGCCATGGACGTGGCGCGCATGACACTCATCAGCACCGACCTGCTCGCCATCCCCCGCGCCATCACGCTTTCGCGGAGGACCGTCTCGCTCATCCGCCAGAACCTCTTCTGGGCCTTCATCTACAACATCATCGGCATCCCCATCGCGGCGGGTGTTCTGTACCCCATCAATGGCTTCCTGCTCGACCCCATGATCGCGGGAGCGGCGATGGCATTGAGCAGTGTGAGCGTGGTGAGCAACAGCCTGCGGCTGCGTTGGGCACGGCTTGACAAGTGA
- a CDS encoding cation transporter: MDSTNITLPLLDVNSPHCALRVEKAIRTVPAITGAEVDLNAHVANLTSVAPAQAVREAVAAIRQAGYNVATEVQRFTTTGVTCAGCASSVGNILNKLPGVISARIDHVVDLAEVELVKDTLSLDDLLNALKPAGYGLIAQAA, encoded by the coding sequence ATGGACAGCACGAACATCACCCTCCCACTGCTCGATGTGAACAGCCCGCACTGCGCGTTGCGCGTCGAGAAGGCCATCCGCACGGTACCTGCCATCACTGGTGCCGAGGTGGACCTGAACGCCCACGTGGCCAACCTGACCAGCGTCGCACCCGCACAGGCGGTGCGCGAGGCGGTGGCCGCCATCCGGCAAGCCGGCTACAACGTGGCCACCGAGGTACAGCGCTTCACCACCACCGGTGTCACCTGCGCTGGTTGCGCGAGCAGCGTGGGCAACATCCTGAACAAGCTGCCCGGCGTGATCAGCGCGCGCATCGATCATGTGGTGGATCTGGCCGAGGTCGAATTGGTGAAAGACACGCTGTCGCTCGATGATCTGCTGAACGCCCTCAAACCCGCTGGTTATGGCCTTATCGCACAAGCCGCCTAA
- a CDS encoding helix-turn-helix transcriptional regulator has translation MPSDPSAPHKLTIRNMVCDRCRAAVRRVFDELGAPVLRVDLGEVELDQELDGGERDRLARALSEQGFELVEDREAAIINRIKTAIVELVHHQGEADGRVKLSDHLGSILHKDYSSLSVLFSEVEGITIEQYFLLQRLERVKELIKYGELTMSEIAHRTGFNSVAHLSAQFKKLTGMTPTAFKAMGGGRLPLDQVG, from the coding sequence ATGCCGTCCGATCCATCCGCACCGCACAAGCTCACCATCCGCAACATGGTCTGCGACCGTTGCCGCGCCGCCGTGCGCCGCGTGTTCGATGAGCTCGGCGCACCGGTGCTCAGGGTGGACCTTGGCGAGGTGGAACTGGATCAGGAACTTGACGGGGGCGAACGCGACCGTCTGGCCCGCGCTCTCAGCGAACAGGGTTTCGAGTTGGTGGAGGACCGCGAGGCGGCGATCATCAACCGGATCAAGACGGCCATCGTGGAGCTCGTGCACCATCAGGGCGAGGCGGACGGGCGTGTCAAGCTCAGCGATCATCTCGGCAGCATCCTGCACAAGGACTATTCAAGCCTTTCCGTGCTGTTCTCCGAGGTGGAGGGCATCACCATCGAGCAGTACTTCCTGCTGCAGCGCTTGGAGCGTGTGAAGGAGCTGATCAAGTACGGTGAACTCACCATGAGCGAGATCGCCCACCGCACGGGGTTCAACAGCGTGGCGCACCTCAGCGCGCAGTTCAAGAAGCTCACGGGCATGACACCCACGGCCTTCAAGGCGATGGGCGGCGGCAGGCTGCCGCTGGACCAGGTGGGCTGA